From Styela clava chromosome 6, kaStyClav1.hap1.2, whole genome shotgun sequence, one genomic window encodes:
- the LOC120329287 gene encoding uncharacterized protein LOC120329287 has protein sequence FAGVEKSASTYLPSNWKYQDLDDNIQLFLKPESAAEQSSLAINIDSELQISAIYHGWTSVTSEVLNNINVKETTLSNILHIVHTSIICEGITGSTNSSSATCQHFEVSFSRSSSKKIEQGPPQLRLLASRSLNCEVFISSGKRCKQCFEEEKRIVKSSESQKKYFDVKGCLPLKRLQQNSLESRKIATVKAKDDELNKLEDRIKQLLAKQKCHVLVDTDIAEDMNSLIKKGIREENVSPFYRLFWSEQAKLNATRKHGERYHPDLIRFCLNLALKSSSTYDELRNSSLLVLPSRRTLIDYRNVYSTNPGFSESVRKELKQKASELPDHERLIVLSMDEMKGMWRTKIDITTQVLSASFLDVVIAIDVDHKVIFLRFQIQQSN, from the exons TTTGCAGGAGTTGAAAAAAGTGCATCAACTTATTTACCCTCCAACTGGAAATACCAAGATTTAGATGACAATATTCAACTTTTCCTCAAGCCCGAATCAGCTGCAGAACAATCAAGTTTAGCTATTAACATTGATTCAGAGTTGCAGATCAGTGCCATTTATCATGGTTGGACTAGTGTAACATCGGAAGTCctaaataatattaatgtaAAAGAAACAACTTTGTCAAATATTCTGCATATTGTTCATACATCAATCATATGTGAGGGAATAACTGGCAGCACCAATTCCAGTTCCGCAACATGTCAACATTTTGAAGTGTCCTTTTCAAGATCTAGTtccaaaaaaattgaacaaggGCCCCCACAGCTTAGATTGCTTGCTTCAAg ATCACTAAATTGTGAAGTATTCATTTCATCTGGGAAAAGATGCAAACAGTGTTTTGAAGAGGAGAAAAGAATTGTGAAGTCATCAGAAAGCcaaaaaaagtattttgatgTTAAGGGTTGTTTGCCTCTCAAAAGACTCCAGCAGAATTCATTGGAATCTCGAAAAATTGCAACCGTTAAGGCTAAGGACGATGA GCTGAATAAATTGGAAGACAGAATTAAACAATTATTGGCGAAACAGAAATGTCATGTTCTCGTGGATACTGACATTGCAGAAGATATGAATTCATTGATAAAAAAAG GAATTCGTGAAGAAAATGTTTCGCCGTTTTATCGTTTGTTTTGGTCTGAGCAAGCTAAGCTTAATGCTACTAGGAAACATGGAGAACGGTATCATCCGGACTTGATTAG GTTTTGTTtgaatttggcgttaaaaagtTCTAGCACTTACGATGAACTGCGGAATTCAAGTCTACTTGTTCTCCCCAGTAGGCGAACGCTCATTGATTACAG AAATGTGTACAGCACAAACCCAGGATTTTCAGAAAGTGTTAGGAAAGAGTTGAAGCAGAAAGCATCTGAATTACCTGACCATGAGCGCCTCATAGTGTTGTCAATGGATGAAATGAAAGgtatgtggcgtaccaaaattgatatcaccactcaggttctttctgccagcttcttggacgttgtaattgctatagatgtcgatcacaaagtaatcttcttgcggttccaaatacagcagagtaactaa